ACTCCTCCTTTTCCCTTCGCGCTGCGCTCTGGCGTGCCCAGCTGCCCGCTCGCCGCACACCACGCGCTGCCCGACCACCGCTGCTCCGTCCCGCTCGCGCTCACGCCCCTCCTGGGGCGCACTCCGCAGCCGCTCTCGCGCCCGGCTGCGCCACTGCACGTGCACGCACACCCGCAGCCGCACACCGCCGCGCCTCCCCCCGCATGCTCTCTGCCGCCTCGCTACTTCCCGCACGATGCCGCGCCCAGTGTTGCTCGAGCCCTTGCCGGCGCTGCTCTCCTCAGTGCCGCGCCTGGCAGCCGGCGCCGCGCCGCGCCTAGCAAGTCCAGCCCCTGTGGCTGGCCTGGGCGAGCGCCATAACGGGCGCCCACGCGCTCGCATCCATCGCCCATCGCCCACACCGCTAGGCCCCcagggcctatgacaagggggccccgccTCAGAACGgttaaaaataataataacatATATTAAAaacatattaattaattaattaattaacattgattaactaatctaattagttaattaaaacactaatctgtcactgactaatggggtccactcttaattaatcataattagtttaAAACAAATCCTATATCACCTCtgtctcaatgacaggtgggtcccattggacccgcAGGTCAGATTTGACCCAGTCAACCACACTGTTGACTGATGACCTCATCATTgcatcatgatgacatcagcagacactattctggataatgttagaattaaatagataaataaattcagaaaatgattaaaactttagaaaaacataggaaaataaaccgtagctcagatgaaaatgttttctacatgaaagttgcttagaacgacagaCGAATCCGGATACGAAGCCCGTTCATTCGCCACACCCccagcatagcaaacacgcaactttccccctccggttcatctgtccgaaaacgtgaaacaccggggataccttcccggatgtttcgcCCTTCGCCGATATCACCTTCCACCGCGTTGGGGCACACCTAACATCGCTCATTGTCTTGtaatgcatcgtcatgcatatgtttgcattatatttattgtttcttccccctcttctctcgctagacacccaGACCCACACCGCTGGTACCGAGTACGACtccggtgttgacgacccctccttcttgccagagcaaccaggcaagcccctccttgatcagcaGATATCACCtatttcttctctctactgcttgcattagagtagtgtagcatgttactgctttcggttaatcctattctgttgcatagcctgtcattgttgctacagttgttgcccttacctgcaatcctaaatgcttagtataggatgctagtatccatcagtggccctacattcttgtccgtctgccatgctatactatcgggccgtgatcactcgggggtgaacacgggtatatacatatatacatacatactatacaggtggtgactaaagtcagctcggctcgttgagtacccgcatgtgattccgatgtgggggctgaaaggacaggtggctccatcccggtagtggtgggcctggattcctgacggccccgactattactttgtggcggagcgatagggcaggttgagaccacctaggtgagaggtgggcctggccctggtcggcgtccacggttacattaattaacacgcttaacaattggtatttgatctgagtctggccactggcctatacgcactaaccaactacacaggAATAGTTataggcactcgacgtcgtggtatcagccgaagccttcttgacgtcagcgactgagcggcgcgcgccgggctggaccgcgtaatgcaacttcctttgtaatggaggttgctaggtctgctcatcggccgcgttCACAATGTGCAGGTGtgaaatgggcgatgggcccagacccatgcacacataggatttagaccggcgtgccgacctctctgttctgcctaggtggggctgcgacgtgttgatcttccgaggccgggcatgacccaggaaagtgtgtcccgtcaaaggggatcgagcgtgttgggtaatgtggtgcacccctgcagggaagtttatctattcgaatagccgtgatcctcggtaataggacgacccggagttgtaccttgaccttatgacaactagaaccggatacttaataaacacacccttccaagtgccagatataacccggtgatcgctctcacacagggcgatgaggggaggatcgccgggtaggattatgctatgcgatgatacttggtgaacttaccatctactctcttctacatgcggcaagatggaggctgccagaagcgtagtcttcgataggactagctatccccctcttattctggcattctgcagttcagtccaccgatattgcccctttacacagatacccatgcatatgtagtgtagatccttgcttgcgagtactttgggtgagtactcacggttgcttttctccctccttttcccctttccattctacctgattgtcgcaaccagatgctggagcccaggagccagacgccaccgtcgacgatgactcctactacaccggaggtgcctactactacgtgtaggccgctgacgacggccaggagtagtttaggaggatcccagacaagaggcttgcgcctctttcgatctgtatcccagtttgtgctagccttcttaaggcaaacttgtttaactcatgtctgtactcagatattgttgcttccgctgactcgtctatgattgagcatttgtattcgagccctcgaggccactggcttgtattatgatgcttgtatgacttatttatgttttttagagttgtgttgtgatatcttcccctgagtccctgatcttgatcgtacacgtttgagtgcatgattagtgtacgattgaatcgggggcgtcacaaggaaaccctaggacttgtcccGCCAGCAGCGGCGTCGTTGTCGCATTTCTTCGTGAAGATGGTGCTTGGTACGCGAGGCTCCAGAGTGCTTGGCGGGCGGTGGTACTTCTCCGGAGGGTGCAACGGGTGTCGGCCATCTTTGCTTAGTTGAGCTGCCggcgtcggcatttgtttctttttttttctttctctcctttttctttcCCAAATGATAACGCTCACACATGTGGCACGAAGCAACATCGCCCAACCATTCATTTTGCCACGTCAAAACATATGATATTAGCGGAAAtcattttggttttcggcttaatttttttaatctcctaattaaaaatccgttttcatcattaaatccgtcttgatgagatcttcaaaactagattccatgttgatatgtttcgacgattttTTGGTCAAAAGTTGCCATGacgtttacactgtagttgccatagtgttCACACtagagttgccatgtggcaattttattttatagatcatgacaattttagtattttgaccatGGCAATTACAGTACTTTGacaatgaaaattattttttgtatgaaccatggcaattttaagtgcatgtatcatggcaattttagtttatggttcatggtaagtctagtttcttaattttctgttttataatatgttaaaatttacctttaaatgtagaagaaaaatagccgaaacatatcatggcaacttcagtgtaaacaccatggcaattcataTGTAATAGACATGGCTACTTTTAACCCCCCAAAAGTAattgaaatatattgatatgagatctagttcgaagatctcgtcgcgatggATTTAATGGCGAAaatggatcttcaatcggattttccATTTAAGATTTAAAACTGGAAATCCAAAAGATTCTCACATGTATACATGCGGCGACGTGGCGCAATCTGTGAGTTATAGGATGTGTGGGCGGATGTTGCTCCCATCAGACGTGTCGGCGTTATCAGCATCCTTTTCTTTTGAGCTTGTTTGTGCTGCGGCCCCAACAAGCTGGTTGTATCGGTTGGTTGTTGCTTTATAATCTAAAGCGGGGTTTCCTAAAAAAAATCTAAAGCGGGGGAGGAGACCTTTTTCGCAAATCCTGGACACACTTGGCTGTGGACATGCAAACGGGCAGCATGACCTCAAACACAATACATCATAAATCAAAATCAGGAATGTGGGAAAATACACGAAGTGATCACAAAGAACTTAACACACGCCTACACACCTTCACCTGTCCGGGTCATTGGCTCTACCGGAAATCCCCAGGTGTGCGAGCAATGCCCATATGAGCGTTATGAGCTCGCCACCGCGGGCGATGGCCTCCGAGTGACCGTCAATGTTGTCTGATGGAGCAATGTACAGCATCATCTCCGACCAAAAGCCGGCGAGGAGCTCCCATGCCGTGCTGGTCTCTCCTTGGTTTAGCTCCGCCAACTGTTGTCCGAGCTTGGCACCATCCTTGAGCACCTCATGATTCTGTGAAGCGCTCATCAGCCTCACCAACTGCTGATACTCCACTTCAGCTGTTGACACTCCGGCAAGGATGTGCTCGGCCTTCTTCTTGACTGTCTTGTACAAGCTCTTGCACCACTCGTCATCCTCTGGAAGCAGCTCAGGAGAGTTGGCTACCAAGTAGGCGCAGTATCGGGACAGGTGAATGGCAGCGGTCTTATGGTCAGAGGGAGGTTGACATGAGCCAGCTGACCTGAGTTCAAGAATGTTTGTGGCGATGTGGCACACCAGAATGGTATTGGCTATGCCTTTTGTGCCATCAACCACCCAAAGGAGGTTGTCACTGGTCTTCAACTGCGGCCTTGTGCACAGTGATGGCATGTGGTTATTGTCTCGGCTTCTCTCGTAGCTTCTCAGTGCATTCATGATAGAAGCCTTCACCGCTCTTGGCACCTTGACCTTCTGACCAGGTTTAAGACGACAAAGCAGTCCCATTGGAGTATTCCTTGGGTGTAGCACCAGTATTGAACATTGGTTCATCTTGTCCTCCAAATGATTTAATATCTTGCATCTACGCTGTAGTACACACCTAATACATTTCTGCATGATAgcagatggctgccaagaagcatGGTTTATATGGCGGCAGATTAGGGCCACTTTTGTCCAGTTAGAACAAACGTAAGAAGCAATCTCTCTTGTCTCAGCAAGCACAACCAGTGCGATAAGTACAACCACTGGTACAATGACAAATATTGCATTGCCAAAGCGCCCAGGGTAATACATATTGCTTTTCTTTTCTCCCTTGTCTTGACGGCACTGATAGGTGCAATATATCAACGGTAACTTGCCACCTTCCATATATATCAGACGAATTTGAATATACACTATGAGAATGCTTAAAACTAAGCAGTAACCGATGGCTGAGAGTGAAATTAATATGCTTACTATCAGCATCCAGCTCTTTGAATATGAGATTGCGAGGGATGAATAGTAAAAGTCATGAAGAAAAGAAAGCTCATATTCAGTCACTCGAAGTACCCTCCCATCGTCCCTATCATCCAGTAACAAATGCCGTAAAAAGCTAGAAGCTTTGGTGAAGCCAATCTCAGCATTTGTGTACCTGGCGAACCGACACCTTAAAAGCTTGGACAATGCGAAGGAGAGGCATACATCTTTGAGATGTGATGTCAACTTGAGATCATGCATGTCATCCAGCTGCCAAACTTTATCAAGGGTCACTAAGCCGCCTCTATTGGGCATCAGTGCGAAGCTATAACCATGGGGCTGCTTGTCCACAGATATCGTGCCTTCGCCCATTACTATTAGCGGAGGAGGTATATCCCGATAATCATTTGTAATGATGTCAGGATCATCTTGTAGCTGCTCCATGTATCCAACAATAAGACGAGGATTGCATCCAATTGCTAGTGATTTTCTGGCCTTGTACCATGCAAAACACTTGAAAAATAGCTTTGCAAAGGTGAGAGCGAATGGTGGGATAATCACCAAACTTGCTAGAGAAAATCCGTATACCAGAGACCACTCAATGTTGATGTTGATGATATCAGAAGCAATATAGAGGTCCTCGTATGGTACATGATACTTCAACCCTATGTTATAGAACATAAGATAGGAAGTCCACATTGCCTGCACAAGTAGTACCCCAGATGGGCCAATGTTTCGCCCTTCTCTAGGATCACTGACCACTACCAAAGTGGTGCTGATACCAACCATTTGAACAAGACCAGTCCAGATTAAGACTAGATTCATGTGGAAACTTGAATTGCACAGGCGGCCTATTATCTTTTCTCCATCGGCAAAAAGGATAAGGCCATTCTGATTACCAATGTCAGATAGGACATAGGAGATTATGGGAATGAACAATGCAGTGGCACCCAAGAAAATGTAGCGGGTCAATGGATGGCTGCGATAGCGATCGTATGCGCCTATGACAACCATGACTCCCATCAGGACGGCGTTCACTACAAGGAGGGCATTCACTCGGAACACCGACCCAGTGAAGTGCTTAGCGAAGATCTCCGATTCATCAGAGTTGCATTCCTGAACTGTGAGGTATCCCACCCCCATCGATCTAGCTAGCTGGAATATGAAATCTGAACATTAGTAGCTAGCACAATTTAAGATGTCAGATTCAATCAAGAGTTGCTAGATAGCTTggataagtgtgtgtgtgtgtgtgtgtgtgagagagagagagagagagagagagagagagagagagaaactaaCAAGGTAGAGACTAGCGCAACGAATTCAGATGAGCTAATTAAACATTAACTGCTTGAAAATCTACTAATTCGAACAAAAAAGACGAGTCAGTAATTTACCTGAAATGCTAATCGAGCTCTCTCTGTGTAAATGGCAGAGATTTGATAATCAATCGAGTATTATATATGTCGGCTCCTTAATTTGTTTGGAAAGAATCGAAGCAGAACAGAGGGGGCCTGTTTATGGAAACTGAACAAGAAGGGGGGAAAGATGAAGCAGGATCTCATCAAGCATTAGAAAAAACCAGCAACCAGGGTAAGCAATAACATTAAAACAATCACTACAACTTTGAGTGTGATTTAATTACCAGCAATGAAGGGGATTCGGGCCCCTAGGTAGGCGCCGCGTCGGGGCAATGTTTTGTTGCAGCGAGGGACGATCTGGCTGCATCAAGAGAGGGTAAGAAGCAACGATTTAAAGAAAGGAGATGGTGCAACGATcagctccacgatgccattttatTCTTTCTCTTACTTTGCGAAAAGGTGCGACGGCAGCCCCTACCCAGCAGCAGGCCGCTTGCGGCGGCAGGGTAAGGCAATTTGACACAAATAGGTCAGGCTGGGTTGTAGTAGGCATAGCAGCTAGCAGGTACTGTATGGCAGTAGGGCACTGTTAAGCGGGCCGTTGTGTACAGTTGTTGTTCAGCTTTTTCCATATCCGATAGAAAAAAGTGAGCCATGCAGCCATGCGCGGGTGTCTCTCTTGGTCAATCACGCAAACAACAGTAGACACTGTATACGGTTGCATGCCACAGCCTGCTAGCTTTAGTAGAAAGATTCCTTCCACAGGAATAGTGCGACTGGGTCCGGTCAGGGCACAAGTCGTTCAGTCTCGTCGAGCTGGCCGACATGTCACCTCCCACGTCTCTCTCTTTTCTCGCTAGGTGGAATCACCCTATACCAAACAGTGCTAGGTTGGGTCAATAATTGGTTCAAATTTGTCGATCCTGTCATGCTTTGTGGGCCTATTGACCTGCTAATCAAATGTGTGCTACAGTGCATGGTACAGATCTCTATGCGCCAGATTCCATATGGACGGTTCTGATAAGAGGGTGCCTAGGCACCCGGGTTCTAAAAGGCCACTCTCATCGAGGACAGGATGACTCCGGCTCCGGCTT
The window above is part of the Triticum aestivum cultivar Chinese Spring chromosome 2A, IWGSC CS RefSeq v2.1, whole genome shotgun sequence genome. Proteins encoded here:
- the LOC123191179 gene encoding uncharacterized protein — encoded protein: MGVGYLTVQECNSDESEIFAKHFTGSVFRVNALLVVNAVLMGVMVVIGAYDRYRSHPLTRYIFLGATALFIPIISYVLSDIGNQNGLILFADGEKIIGRLCNSSFHMNLVLIWTGLVQMVGISTTLVVVSDPREGRNIGPSGVLLVQAMWTSYLMFYNIGLKYHVPYEDLYIASDIININIEWSLVYGFSLASLVIIPPFALTFAKLFFKCFAWYKARKSLAIGCNPRLIVGYMEQLQDDPDIITNDYRDIPPPLIVMGEGTISVDKQPHGYSFALMPNRGGLVTLDKVWQLDDMHDLKLTSHLKDVCLSFALSKLLRCRFARYTNAEIGFTKASSFLRHLLLDDRDDGRVLRVTEYELSFLHDFYYSSLAISYSKSWMLIVSILISLSAIGYCLVLSILIVYIQIRLIYMEGGKLPLIYCTYQCRQDKGEKKSNMYYPGRFGNAIFVIVPVVVLIALVVLAETREIASYVCSNWTKVALICRHINHASWQPSAIMQKCIRCVLQRRCKILNHLEDKMNQCSILVLHPRNTPMGLLCRLKPGQKVKVPRAVKASIMNALRSYERSRDNNHMPSLCTRPQLKTSDNLLWVVDGTKGIANTILVCHIATNILELRSAGSCQPPSDHKTAAIHLSRYCAYLVANSPELLPEDDEWCKSLYKTVKKKAEHILAGVSTAEVEYQQLVRLMSASQNHEVLKDGAKLGQQLAELNQGETSTAWELLAGFWSEMMLYIAPSDNIDGHSEAIARGGELITLIWALLAHLGISGRANDPDR